GTTGCCGGGTGTCGGCGTACCCGCCGGCGTCGAAACCGGCGACCTCACCGGCGACCCGGGTGGGGTAGCCGGCGGCGTCGAAGAGGGTGACCGGGCCGGTGCGCCGGGTGCCGTCACACACCGTACGCCAGTGCGCGGCCGCCCCGATGCCGCTCGGGGCGACCACCCCGATGCCGGTGACCACGGCCCGGGCGGTCACGCCGCGCCCACCCGCTGGAACACCATCGCGGACTGGAAGCCACCGAAGCCGCTGCCGACCGAGAGTGCCACGTCCACCGGCACCTCCCGGCCCTCGTTCGGCACGTAGTCCAGGTCGCACTCCGGGTCCCGGGTGGTCCAGTTGGCCGTCGGGGGCACCACCCCGTACTCGATGGCCAGCGCGCAGGCGGCCATCTCGATCGAGCCGATCGCGCCGAGCGAGTGCCCGACCATCGACTTGATCGAGCTGACCGGGATCCGGTACACCGCCTCGCCCAGGGCCCGTTTGAACGCGGCCGTCTCGTGCCTGTCGTTCTGCCGGGTGCCGGAGCCGTGGGCGCTGATGTAGGAGACCTGCTCCGGGGCGAGCCGGGCCTGACGCATGGCGTCGGCGATGGCCAGGCCCATCTCCAGACCGTCCGGGCGCAGACCGGTCATGTGGTAGCCGTTGCTGCGGTTGGCGTAGCCGGCGACCTCGCAGTAGACGTGCGCGCCGCGCCGCCGGGCGTGCCCGGCCTCCTCCAGCACCAGCACCGCCGCCCCCTCGGCCAGGACGAACCCGTGCCGGTCGGCGTCGAACGGCCGGGAGGCGTGGGCCGGGTCGTCGTTGTCCGGGCTGGTCGCCCTGATCGCGTCGAAGGAGGCGACGGTGACCGGGGAGATCGGCGAGTCGGCCGCCCCGGCCAGGGCGATCTCCGCCTCGCCGTCGACGATCAGCTGGTGGGCGTAGCCGATGGCGTCGATGCCGGAGGTGCAGCCGGTGGAGACCACCTGGGCGGGGCCGTGCAGGTCGTGCCGGCAGGCCACGTCGGCGGCCAGGCTGCTGGGCACCAGCGCCTGGTAGAGGTACGGCCCGCCGAGACGGTGGTCGACCAGCCAGCGCCGGCCGGAGTCGCTTACCGTGACGTACTCCTGTTCCAGGGCCATGGTGCCGCCGACCGCGCTGCCCAGCACCACCGCGGTGGCGGCCCGCTCGGCGTCGGTGAGGTCCAGCCCGCTGTCGGCCAGCGCCTCGGCGGAGCAGGCCAGGGCGAACTGGACGTACCGGTCGGCGCGTTGGCGTTCGGCGAGGGTGATCCCGGCGGCGTCCGGGTCGAAGTCGCACTCGGCGGCGATCTGGGACCGGAACGGTGACGGGTCGAAGAAGCTGATCCGCCGGGTGGCGGTGCGCCCCTCGGTGATCGTCTTCCAGAACCGGTCCCGGGTGACGCCGCCCGGTGCGACCACGCCGATCCCGGTCACCACCGCCCGGCGCCCGGTCACGACGGGCTCCGCTGGGTGGCGACCTCGGTGTCGACGTGCCCCAGTTCGGGGCGGGGTGCCAACGGTCCGAGGTGGAACACCACCTCGGCCGGGATGTCGCCGGTGTTGCGCAGCCGGTGCCGGACGTTCACCGGCACGTACAGCCCCTCGCCGGCGTGCAGCGGCGTCGGCCGGTCGTCGAGGTCCACGGTGATCCGCCCCGCGGCGACGTAGAGGAACTCCTCGCTGTAGGGGTGGTAGTGCTCGGCGATCCGCTCCCCCGGTTCGAGGCTGGCCACGCCGAGGAAACCCGAGGTGCTGCCGACGGTACGGGGACCGAGCAGCACCCGGATCGCGCCGCCGCGGCGGCGGTCGGCCGGTACGTCGGCCAGGGCGACCGTACGGGCGGTGGGCTCACTCATCGTCGACTCCCGTCGCGGCGGCCCGCTGCCGGGCCACCTGTTCGATCCGGTCCTTGATGACCGCCAACTGGACGCGGCTGTTGGTGTTGATCCGCTCGGTCATGCCGGCGTTGGACAGTGGCGCCTGCGGGCGCATCGCGAAGTCCTGCACCCAGGTCATCCGGGTGCCGTCGGGTTCGCTGTCGTAGCACCAGTGGATGCGCATGTACTCGAACGGACCGGTCTCCACCCGGTGCGCGCGTACCTCGCGCTTCTCCCAGTCGACGGTGCGTTCGCTCACCCAGCTCCACACCGTGCCGTCGGCGTCCGGGTGCATGGTCAACCGGAACCGCACGGTACGGCCGTCGCGTTCGAGGATCTGCACCGAGGCGTACTCGGTGAACAGGTCCGGCCAGTTCGCCACGTCGTTGGTCAGCTCCCAGACCAGGCTCAGCGGGGCGGCGATGACGATGCTGTTCTCGGTGTGCCCGGGCGGGTCGGCCGGCGGCGCACCGGCCTCGGCGACCAGGTCGGCGATGGCGGGAATGCTCAGCTGGGCGGCCTGCTCGGGGATCCGGGCC
Above is a window of Micromonospora yangpuensis DNA encoding:
- a CDS encoding cupin domain-containing protein yields the protein MSEPTARTVALADVPADRRRGGAIRVLLGPRTVGSTSGFLGVASLEPGERIAEHYHPYSEEFLYVAAGRITVDLDDRPTPLHAGEGLYVPVNVRHRLRNTGDIPAEVVFHLGPLAPRPELGHVDTEVATQRSPS
- a CDS encoding beta-ketoacyl-[acyl-carrier-protein] synthase family protein produces the protein MTGRRAVVTGIGVVAPGGVTRDRFWKTITEGRTATRRISFFDPSPFRSQIAAECDFDPDAAGITLAERQRADRYVQFALACSAEALADSGLDLTDAERAATAVVLGSAVGGTMALEQEYVTVSDSGRRWLVDHRLGGPYLYQALVPSSLAADVACRHDLHGPAQVVSTGCTSGIDAIGYAHQLIVDGEAEIALAGAADSPISPVTVASFDAIRATSPDNDDPAHASRPFDADRHGFVLAEGAAVLVLEEAGHARRRGAHVYCEVAGYANRSNGYHMTGLRPDGLEMGLAIADAMRQARLAPEQVSYISAHGSGTRQNDRHETAAFKRALGEAVYRIPVSSIKSMVGHSLGAIGSIEMAACALAIEYGVVPPTANWTTRDPECDLDYVPNEGREVPVDVALSVGSGFGGFQSAMVFQRVGAA
- a CDS encoding SRPBCC family protein, with the translated sequence MTVTRGHPLTAEITDILVTHCGLDPDAAARAPAASLEELGMDSLALLELTAVVADRYQARIPEQAAQLSIPAIADLVAEAGAPPADPPGHTENSIVIAAPLSLVWELTNDVANWPDLFTEYASVQILERDGRTVRFRLTMHPDADGTVWSWVSERTVDWEKREVRAHRVETGPFEYMRIHWCYDSEPDGTRMTWVQDFAMRPQAPLSNAGMTERINTNSRVQLAVIKDRIEQVARQRAAATGVDDE